ACAACCAATGCAGATTCAGGTTTGACTTCTGGTGAAAAGACCCGAGAAGAGAGGTTATTAGAAACTATTGCAACTTCTGGTGGAGTTCGTCTGCAGCCAACTCGGGATGCACTTCAGGTTTTCCTTCTGGAGGCATCAAAATTAGATGCCTTGGCTTTGACTCACGCCCTTGAGTCAAAACTGCGATCACCTTCATGGCAGGTTTGTCGTGATGCTATTCTGTTGCTTTGAATTTTCAGAAGTTTCTCTTCTACGTACAGATAGTCGCTATGGGAAGCATTTCATTGTAATTGATCTTCTTTATGTAGAAGCTTTAAACCTTATTTTTTCCGGCACTGGCATTGGCACTTAATCTCTTATTTGAACTGATAAACTGTGCTAATTAATGTTAATCTCGAAATAGTTCACATATTTTTACTTGGTCTTCTTTTTGGCCAGGTTCGTGTGAAAGCAATCTGTGTCCTCGAGGCTATCTTGAGGAAAAAAGATGATGCTCACTTTGGTACTATGACATCTTATTTCAATGAAAATAAAGATGTTGTGGTAAAATGCTCTGAATCTCCCCAAGCATCATTAAGAGAAAAAGCAAATAAAGTAAGATTTCCTTGATGAACACTCTGCATTTCTTTTTCCTCCTCAAATCCTCCAATAAAAATGAGAATCACACATACAAATATAAGTGCAAAGATTAATGTTTATAAAGAAAAAGACgatggagagagagagagagagagagactccaATTTGCATTTATCACATGGTGTGGTAAATATTATGTGCACTTGAATTCTTCAAGGTTTTATAGGTACTTGCTTCTATGCTTTCTAGTTTCAGTTACAAAAATCTGTATACTTGATACTCGTATCTTTCACATATGTGGGCAACTATAACTTAAAGCTTGATTGTCATTGATCAGATATGTAACTTAGGTTATATAATCATAAGGTGGGTATGCTCTCAAATCTCTTTGTTCTGCTCAGAAAAAGCTAGAGAGAATGATACATAAAGATGTTCAGCCAGTGGAAGAATTAAAGCTAATGAGACGTAATttatttaaccaaaaaaataaaaatgaaggtAAAAGAGATGACTAGGAGAACGAAGTATTTCATTATCCTCCATGTCATGCACCATTGTGATTCTGACATCAGATCCATAAAGGTGTGAATTGTGGTATTTAAATAAGTTTCTTTCAGAGTTTGAGTTATACATCTCAGCTTCagaaagaaaaggagaaaaaacaTCTAATGTGCATATCTTGGCATCTTGCAACAAATGTATGATTACATTATGTATCTTCCCTAGTTGAAGTCGTGTGATGAATATGGGCAGGTCTTAAGTCTTCTGAATGATGGACAAACAGCTGATTCTGTGGCTCATGTAGATAGGTCTGCAAATGCTTGTAACCCTGCTGTTCAGATGCCTGACTTGATAGACACAGATAATTCTGATTCTCCGTTTGGAGCAGATGATTTAGCAAATATGCAGAGTGGTGAAGGCATAAAAATTGCATCCACCTCTGCCATCCCTCTGATGAATGATCTATTTGATGACAGTTTGGGCAGCGGCCTTAGTTCCGTCCCGCAGAAAAATGATGATGACCCCTTTGCTGATGTTTCGTTCCACACCAGTAATGAGAAGGTGCCTGAAGCTGATCTCTTTTCTGGAATGACAGTTGACAAATCAGATGCTACTGAAATCCATTCGGCTAATAATAGAAATGGACCCAAACTGTTTGACATCTTTGGTCCCAGTGTTGAAGTTCCTCAGGAACCCAATCATTCTAGAAAGGAGGTTCCTAATTTAATGAATAGTCTCTCCTTGAATGGGAATGAGTCGTCAATGAAGCAGAATGGCAGCTCAGGGGCAACCCCCTATCAGAATATATTTCAAGAGTCCACTATTGCTCCTTGTCATCAGGCTTCTAATGATGCCTTGACCAGCATACTTTCCTCCCAGGCTGGTGGAGCAAATGCAAATCCCATGTTTCCTTTGGGTGCTATGCAGTATAATTTGCCTCCTGGCTTTGTGTTGAATCCATCGTTTGCTCCTCCGGCTCTAAACTATAATGCTATGGGAAACATTTTCGCTCAACAGCAACTCCTTGCAACACTTTCCAGTTACCAGCAATTAGGGAGCGTGCACCCATCCAGTAGTGCTAGTCATGCTGCTGATTCTGCTGAAGGTTATGGTTCAGCTCTCCCCGATGTCTTCAATGCTAGCATTTCTACTCAAACTCCTACTTCCTTGATGAACACTTCGAAGAAAGAAGATACGAAAGCATTTGATTTTATCTCGGTAAGTTTGGGCCTTGTGCACCTCCATTTTCTATTATTGCTTTGAATCTGCATTAAATTGCAACTGCCTTAATGTGCCCCTGAATTTAAAGGTTGCCATTGAAATTTATGcctttttaatctattttatgcccacccccacctccaaaaaataaaaaagaagtggTCCTCCGCCTATATTCTTGTGGTGATATGGAAGTTCTCTGCATTTTATAATCCgctattccttttcttttaatgTACTTAGATACCTCATTGTAGGGCTTCTCAGTATTTCATCTATCTTTGTCTATGTTGTGAGTAATAGTGTCTGTCAATTCTGATTGTGAACAGTAGGGTATCTTTCCCAAACTTGAGAAGACTAGACGACTTCATTTTAGGACTGTGACTCTAACTTTGTTCCCGTGGTGGATTCCCTGTGGTTTTTGCAGGATCATTTGGCTGCAGCTCGTGATCCAAAGAGGGTGATTTGAGTGGTAATCGCTTATAGCAAACCAGAATACGCTGCTTATAAGATGTAGCTATACACAATTTGAAGCAGGAATTTAATCTGTAAAGTTCCTTGACACAATTTGAAGCAGGAATTTAATCTGTAAAGTTCCTTTAGAAGCAGTGCTGTCAGTGTGAAAAaaccaaatatttttttccaataaTGAGTATTCTGCATGTGTTATGAAACAGTGTATCGTTGAGAATTAGCTTTACCTGATGAATGACGACCTTTGGAAATGGAGTTCTGCAGGGGTTTTAGGGCGTAGCATATTGTTATATTCTGAGATGACGGTAATTATTATTGGATGACGTTTGGACTTCGGTGCAGGCTTAAATATTTGGATTTGCACTTTTTGATTTTGCATCTctcatatttttcttatattccCTCTGTTCATTCTACTTTGTCATGGGTTTTTTAGCACCTTATAAAAAAGCATTAATTAAACGTGTAATTTGACTAAATTATCTTTACTATCTTTACTAAGTTCTTACAACTTGTGAGGTTAACATTTTTCtaagaaaaaatacaatttaaaaaattcaaattacatATCCAAACAAAATCTTTAACTTAATATCAATCTGATTTCATATCGTTTGTCCAAATAGACCCTTAGAGCTTTGATGCATTGCGGCCAACACTGCAATTGCAATCTGCACTCAACTATTACGGTTGCGGTATACTCTCAGCTTCTTTCTAGTTATTGACTTGGCGTCAATTTTTTGCTGCAATTTCACTTTATTATAGTCAATATTTGTTAAGTGCGGTCCACACAGGTCTTCTCTTTAGGCTTCAATTTCTTTAGCATTCAACTTGATTTCTTCACtttttgtaagaccccagaagatAAAAAGTCAGAATaaggaaaaatttcaagaaaaaggaCAGTTTCTAATATTAAGAGTggacctacgagtcgtagaaactcctacgagtcataagaGTGATTCGTAGGAATGACATCAAAGTGGGAAATTTGGTGAAGTTTGGAAGAAGATTTACGAATCGattgacgactcgtagaaaaTTTTACGACTTGTAGAAGTGGGTCGTAGGGACAGTGGTCTGATTTCTGCATAATACAAGCCTCAGTAATTTTActatgactcaacaggatgagtcgtagacaagtttacgagtcgtaggaacaATCCATAGAAAAACTTTAGAGGCTCAGgttttcaggttttgggaggagttACAGGACGAACTGGGTCTACAACCCATAGTACTTTCTAGGATTCGTAGACACGAGTTGTAGGTCCCTCTTGCCAGAATTTAATGAGGGTATTTTGGACATCTCCTATTCTCCTAACTCCTAAACTACGTAGTTTTAGATCATTTGGGGAACCTATAAGTACCTAAACCCTTTAATTTCAAGCCATTCATTCCCACTTCACCTCatacaatatttttctctttagaATTCTCTCCCAATTGATTAAGCTTTTTCTCCAAGTCAAGACTAGGGTTCAAGGATCTCCAAGTCAAGTCTCCTAATTCAAACTAAATTCTAGCTCTTTGATTAATCAGGTATGTGGGTAATtgatcctagggtactttcacccatggagacCAACCAATTGTCATCCTTTTGataaattaaagtatgtatgaattatggattttatgatctctatttcaattgcatAAATTCTGATCCTATTTATGAtttgaatctattttaatataaagtgATGATTATTACATTGAATTGAGGAGTTCTCTATAAATTTTTCTACATTTATTTTAGGGTTCATGGTATGAATTTtgggtatttttaattttactttcaattgatattatctttatgaattatgtatgggttgatagcaagtatatgatcatgcatgttttcaagttaatttcatgatttccaagtcaattgatcatgtattcatgttttaccctaatttcaatcagaagttatgatcataaattttcagTATGAAAGCAAGTTTATGACAAGAGAtaacttaggatccttaaatgGTGACCTAGGGACCTAATTCTATTTTTTATGCAAGCTTATGAAAGAAAATGgatgacttaggatccttaaatgGTGACCTAAGATCCTAATGATATCTCATATGAAGATATGATGTATGAAATTGAGCtattatatgaattttgaaCTTTATGAACAAGCTTATGAATATATGTGTAGCATgatttatgatatatattccgtggaatttgaattagcaccaaatgaggcttgaggtgggggctcgacctacggggcccttatataaagtctcttgtctcataactttgtgccaccgtaggtttgccttatggcctagctagttgaTAAACATATAGCACATATTCATGATCCACCTAGCGAGGTAGAGTTCTTCCTTGGAAAGTAGGGCTCTCTTT
This Solanum dulcamara chromosome 1, daSolDulc1.2, whole genome shotgun sequence DNA region includes the following protein-coding sequences:
- the LOC129903634 gene encoding protein MODIFIED TRANSPORT TO THE VACUOLE 1, producing the protein MDSSRRAVESYWRSRMIDGATSDEEKVTPVYKLEEICDLLRSSHSTIVKEVSEFILKRLQHKSPIIKQKALRVIKYAVAKSGPEFRREMQRNSVAIRQLIHYKGQPDPLKGDSLNKAVREIAQEALSALFSSEESKPPPTETLGGRIQGFGNISYEIASDDKRSFLSDVVGIGSATIKQGLNTLTQSPSLKKNDTGSYRSPNLQRSLTTEADYTERYEGISSYNDTSRFSRNAASGSWTQDLQPSQTETTNADSGLTSGEKTREERLLETIATSGGVRLQPTRDALQVFLLEASKLDALALTHALESKLRSPSWQVRVKAICVLEAILRKKDDAHFGTMTSYFNENKDVVVKCSESPQASLREKANKVLSLLNDGQTADSVAHVDRSANACNPAVQMPDLIDTDNSDSPFGADDLANMQSGEGIKIASTSAIPLMNDLFDDSLGSGLSSVPQKNDDDPFADVSFHTSNEKVPEADLFSGMTVDKSDATEIHSANNRNGPKLFDIFGPSVEVPQEPNHSRKEVPNLMNSLSLNGNESSMKQNGSSGATPYQNIFQESTIAPCHQASNDALTSILSSQAGGANANPMFPLGAMQYNLPPGFVLNPSFAPPALNYNAMGNIFAQQQLLATLSSYQQLGSVHPSSSASHAADSAEGYGSALPDVFNASISTQTPTSLMNTSKKEDTKAFDFISDHLAAARDPKRVI